In the genome of Rhopalosiphum padi isolate XX-2018 chromosome 1, ASM2088224v1, whole genome shotgun sequence, the window catactattcataaaaataataacagtaacataaaaatgtgaaaaaaaaataatattataatgtaataaaataaataatattaaacttaaattaaatttataatacattatagtcgATTTTATAAGAATCAGTTAACCAAAGAACTTGATGTTTTATAGAATAGTTTTATTAAGCCTTTTTCCGTGATACCGAGACACAATCTTATATAATGAAAACTCAGTTTATAGAACTCGGCGCATTGCCATAAAATCatacaattcataaaatattatataatatatgttaaattgttgttgcataaaattgttgtataattaaaataattaaataaacggaAGTTGCATATGTGAtacttaatatgatatatcagttgtaaatttaaatatataatatctaatatggaaaaactttaaaatgaatgaatatctttgattttaataaattggaaaagtaataaaataaagtctatataatattgtcgatGGATGTGTAGTTTTGTATAGCTGATAaacaattgaaactttattatatacctaggtatataatgtCTACAAAGTctacataatatacgagtataatgtatatagtagtgtacattatacgatatacttatacaatgttgtattaataatttaatatataacgatGTATTATTGAAGTGTTTACACATATTAATGTAGTtcgataataaataacaataaattaaataattataaagtttaaaatgtttaaatagagAATGCATTTCATTTTAATgcattaattgaattaaatgaaaacatgtttgcataatttttacacatatatTGACTACAGCCAAAAACAGACCCGGTTAATGATTCTTTGAAAATGTGCACCAATTCATGTTCTGACATAATTGTTTTGACCATGctgcaaattaaaaaataaacagggtaaaaatataaataacaatatagctatataatcaCACAATGTATAGACGATATACGCACTAtccacttattaatattatttataatatactatatatagtacagaattattgatttcaaacataatattgtctTGCGTGACCTAAACCAATCTTGTAATACTGACAATTTGACAGTCCGCAACAAcgatttaaatttgttgtatGCGGTATCGACTACACAGGTATatatcactctgtatatatttatacgcgtCGATGTATTATAAATCGTTTTACATGGGCGTGTATCATACGACGCGACGTATCGTATGAGCGTGTTTTCGGTTACTTTGGTTAAATACCACTCCGACGATGGCGCGTTTCCCTTGCCGGTATGGCGCATATGAACTTAATCaatctaaattaaaaacgtGCGCGTACAGTACGCGCTTATGTGAAACGAGCcttatgtgttttataaaaatacactattaatctactaatatactaattaactaaaatatactattttgaaCATAAGTAAAATAAGgactaaatttatcaaaaaataagattttgaaCAATcgtgtattgaaaaaaaatggtgcTTGTGGGCATGCTTAGTGAATCGCcctatatattactaattacatAGTAATATGGTATTTAATCATGGTATACGACATATTACCTTCGAACAGAACGAGCTACAGGATTCCTGGCCACTTGAAGTCCGGCCTCACAGACAATTCTCTGTAAACACGGTCTGTCGTCGTTAACCGTGTCGTTCACTGCCGCAGTCAGAATGTCCAAATATCCTGATATCTGACGACCGTTTACGAACCGGCCGTCGTCCACGTGATCTTTCAGCATGGCGTACACATGAATGTAATGCGCTATCCTGGGCAACACTGACGTTCGGAATAGATACGATGCAGCCATGAAGAAGCCGGTGGCAAATAACGGCTCAAACACCTTGTTCAGAAGAAATCGGCCGACCGCCGTCAACCGGCTGCACAACGGCGAGTATCCGTCCAACGGTGACGGTCCGAATATCGCCTTGCCGAACAACAGCCGCTGTAGCAGCCCGGAAGCGTGGAAAAACGGATATCCGAATTGCTGATGATGCTGTGGAGGTGGTGAGCCATAGTGCAATACTTCATCGCTAGCCAAGTCATACGGCCCGACGGATAATGGCTGTTTCAGCTGTACTCCAGCCGCTTCCGGTTCGCCTAACATCCCTATGCCACCACCGCCGTCCACGACGAAACCTCCGGCTGACGGTCTAATCACCAAGCTACCACCACTGACGACGACCGGACTACCACTTTTAACTGCGACTGCGGTTATGTCGGTTAGTCCTGGTACTGCAGGTGCTACATTAGATCCGTCGCCATGATGGTGCACTGATGACTCGAGGGTTTGCCATTTTTTGTTGTCGTTGTCACTTACATCCGGTAACGGATAATAACTACCACCTCCATGATTTTTGACGTTGTCAGTACCGTATGGTTTACCAGCTGATGGATTCTGTTGCACTTCGGGGTATCCATGGTAGAAGTTGTTGGGTCTATGCGTTTGACAATTTGTATTCCGCAATACGACGCATAAACAAATGACAATCAACATTATCTTACCTGAAAAATTATCGCAAAATTTAAATGGATAGCGTACAAAATAATTTCCAGATAAAAAGTGCATTACCTACGTATAATGCTTCaacattatcatattaataaattcacaatttttcTTCTAGGCACCCGGgacaaatataagaatatttaaattttttatagcgTGAATTAGAATTACTTTATGTAGAGCGTTTTCATAAACGAAACGACAAGAGCCAAACTGGTATATTGATTACCGGGAGCAGAAACGCATTATTATTTGCTATACTCTAAAAGGATCTCACTAACACTAAACTAATTGATTAGTGATTaccaagttataatataatctttattacTGCAACTGCTTACCTTTTAAACATACAGATGAATTCCACATTTTgctatacttaaaatgtattaattaatgaacTGATTGaaaacaaacacaaaaatagTATCATTCAACTCCACAGTAAACACTCGAGGTAATGAAATGTTGTTAAggttttacgtatattatatacgagtatcttaaaattttcaaattttgtataaCGAGTTACGACCATATTTGTTCTTGCACAGTTGCActtatatataaacttaaacttaatgtgattaaaatataattataacagctAAATTACATTGACATTGTTCTATAATGTTCTTTAAATGACAGTCTTAATTATTGTTGATCACTAAATGCATAGaaaaagaaatacaaaataaaaattaagatttggACGatttagtaagtataatatgaaatgcatttaaataggttataagtataactgttatatatttatacattataaagtcTATTTGTAATGTAACTGtaagttaacaattattaagttCTTGTGCCTAATATTATATCTGTGTGAGATCGTGAATAGCAATAGAAAgcgtatttacttttataatcatCAGTTGTTTGTGAAATTGTACAAATATGTAGAGATCGATTGTTAGACATTCGACTCGGACATTGGTTTAATTAAGCATAACCTAATTTATTTTAGCACCCCTAGCaagctaatttaaaaattaaaagttactatttttttatctaaatataatccattattattttattgattataataatgttaataaaatagttaatatatatataactctaGTTTTCgtgaaatcattataatattattgtcgtttaTCAGCAAACAATATATGCTATCATCATTTATGAATCGGACACTCAGATACCAAATCGAACTTCGATGtccaacaaaatacaaataattttaatatgataagtaggtaggtaataacGTAACTTGAAATCGAAAATTAAGTAGCTTAAATCTTTTATAAGTGGATTATATATAGTCATGTTATACAAAGAGATTTTAATAAacgttatttcaatttaaattgtattattgtacgcaaaagtttttttgaaaaattctcaaaaactataaaaatcaaaagtaatttaaaatttttttaaactatcttCTAAAACtaaagttttgtattatttaaaaaaaaataattaattataacaaacagTAGTTTAAAGCATAATtttctaacaatatttttatcaattagcTAGTATaggttaatttataatcattttgttcaaataaaatttgtttaaaagtcCCTATATggctaatataactatataggtagcTTTTTTTGTTTAGATATCGAATCCCGTAAACAAATTCCTTCAAatgcctaaaaaaaaaaaatactgtgctATGTATGTTCAATACCTAGTATCTACTATTAAATTACTGTAGATAAATACCtaactcataaaaaatattgtatcaaacCTTGTAGTTtttggaattaaaattaaagtgatTTGAATCTTAACGAATAATTTGTgcttcaaatattaataaaaaaaatatgtatttttcttttaaatattatacatatattatatttcaattgcgaaagggaaaatttaaaattatataaggaACCTTTTATTGCATTTCAAGCTTTTTGACTTAGaaaattagtaataacaattttcatcattttacattgaaaaaaaaacgtatctTAGTcagagaattattttattttttatcttctcAAAGTTTGAAATTTGTTACCAGATGTCCAGAAACCCctctaaatatttaagattaaagtATGTTTCctgcttaaaaatgtattgaattaaaaacataaaaaaataataacttgtttGATAGGTGGATTTGATAGGAAATAATACAGCGAAAATAAACGTATTAATAGCAtgcaagaaaaaataatactatgataaaaaaaaatataaataataatttctataatacatAGAcgggataattttttttaataagaaattaataatttatatttgctaTAAGCCTTTAAGTAGTAACATTAATGTGATAGTCGTAGAATTTAAGTCAGAATAAATGAGTTTGCTGACTTGTAGGCTAGCTTCATCAACAACTTCTCTtacgtgttatttttattctgatTTAATTTAAGCCCTCTACATCATCAATTCATCAAGAAACTTTGAATATTAGAATGGGATAacctttcaaaaatattatgcctCAAGTATAAACAATATCCTTAAATATCTTCTCACAGATAGCTGTAGTTTCAGTCTTCGCGctgttatatagtaaaatattccaAGTCCAAATTATACGCACTGCCCGCCCCGGCACTGGCAATagtcataacttttttttcactttttgtattttatcacttttcaaataatttttgagatacaataatttctattaaaatctcattaaataaaaaaaaaagcaatgaaTTTGGATTAACTACTAGTATTGTATAAaagttgatttaatatttaattctgttGTCTTCAGATTGTGTTTGTGTATCTATTTGTGTCCGAGCCTCCGAGGCCATGATTGGATGGAAATAtggagtaattatttttttttgatttgataacattaaattatttacgtatGTCAGGTAAATTTGATAGTTGGTGGGATGTgcacagaaatataatataattctatagattaaaactttgaaaaacTAACAAATAATGCAGTTCGCTGCTTtaacgttttaataaattttatagagTTGCATATCAACGTTTCCATCTTACCGTATCTTATTCACGGTTCATTCACCTTGGTTAATGCTTAAAAcagtttaaactattatttcgattttcaaTTGATTGAGTATAGAATTTAATGTTAAACTTGTCTATTAGCTTAGTTTTCAGTTTCGCTCCCGCCAATAATCACTGATACTCTCTACCGTCAGTGTTGCCAACGACTCTATTCTAGTCACGAATAACTTGTCATTtctcattttaaatttctagttTGTACAGTTTGATTTGTGATAGCAGGTACGTCCGCTCTAGCGCCAGCTGCTACAAAGTGGACAGACCGACAGATGACAGTACATAGTCTCATTGAGCATGAGCATTGATTAGTTGAGTttccaaaaaacaaaaaaaaacaaaatcaaattggAATATAGATTATTCAACAATCAAcatcatgtatattattgtttaattacatttatgttattttaaaataaatataactttcgTATGCTGAAATTATGCCAAACACACGTCCGTTAATACTCAAAATACACTATTTagaataattagttaataatttagataggtataatttattaagtataagagaTGGATCATTgtaaagattttattaaaaccgAATTCCCCTCTATTGATATAGAGATGTTTCAATATATAGAAGGTAATATACTAAGAACTTGTGTGCACACAAATGTTCGACATTCTcgaatgtaattttattgtatgaatTTGTCGATTTTGTAcactttatatacatttttacccaTGAATATTGCATTATGGTTACAGGTGTTCTACAAAATGGAATTGAGGACTTCCATGATTCTGAAGATATATTTGAAGCAATTGGTGAAGTATTACAGGAAATAGCAAATAAGTCCGAATCAGATATCAGGTACAacatagaaaaacaaaataatgattacatttaaatattgcacATTGAGAAAATACTAGTGATattgaattcattattttagaggaatctgttcaaaattattaaattttatgcgACCTCATTCTGATGACAATGTAATAAGAAATGGTCATACAAAAATTCTGGATGCTCCAGTGCATTTAGCTTCTATGGCAGCAGATCTGGAAGATAACGATATGGAAATCAAAAGTATATGGGTTAATTCAAGAGACGATAGTCtggtatgtttattttatacgtatgcCTTAAGattgcaaaatataaaaaattgattatattttgataaccgattattaataatagaacttttattttttttttt includes:
- the LOC132932447 gene encoding uncharacterized protein LOC132932447, whose translation is MHFLSGNYFVRYPFKFCDNFSGKIMLIVICLCVVLRNTNCQTHRPNNFYHGYPEVQQNPSAGKPYGTDNVKNHGGGSYYPLPDVSDNDNKKWQTLESSVHHHGDGSNVAPAVPGLTDITAVAVKSGSPVVVSGGSLVIRPSAGGFVVDGGGGIGMLGEPEAAGVQLKQPLSVGPYDLASDEVLHYGSPPPQHHQQFGYPFFHASGLLQRLLFGKAIFGPSPLDGYSPLCSRLTAVGRFLLNKVFEPLFATGFFMAASYLFRTSVLPRIAHYIHVYAMLKDHVDDGRFVNGRQISGYLDILTAAVNDTVNDDRPCLQRIVCEAGLQVARNPVARSVRSMVKTIMSEHELVHIFKESLTGSVFGCSQYMCKNYANMFSFNSINALK